In the genome of Doryrhamphus excisus isolate RoL2022-K1 chromosome 11, RoL_Dexc_1.0, whole genome shotgun sequence, the window GACGAACTCTCCTCCTTCAGTGTACGCTTTTCAGTATACTTTACTAGGCTGAAAAAGAGGCAAATGCTAACTTCCTTACTATGGGGACGAGGTCAATGAACCGTGAACTGTGCTCGCAGGCGGCCGCGCTGGCCTCGGGCGTGATGGACAagctggaccagccaggacactaCACACTGTTCGCACCGACTAACGCTGCCTTTGACAGGCTGGGGCCGGGCCACCTGGAGCGCCTCATGGGGGACAAAGCCGTCATTGCAGGTAACCGTTTATATTTCACTCAATATTGTCATTGGCTGGGTTTACACTCATAgttcatgcagtcattggtcGGTCTATGTATCAATCATTACATGCAACTGCTTAGACCAAtcgttctcaattattttctgtcatgcaggggacagaaatgtttttcaGGCCCCCCCTACTATTGAGGGGGGGGCATTTATTCATCGGTACAAACCAGCATTCTGCATACAATCACCAGATTATCAGTGGATGAATAAATCTAGCCGAGATAATGTCAGCTACAACTGTCAAATGAAGTTTACTTACGGACCCCCAGACACTATTTTGAGCTGAAGGAGCATTGTTTAttgagcctattccagctgtctttggaccagaggcggggtacaccctggactggtggccagccaatcacagggcacatatagacaaacaaccattcacactcacattcatacctatggacaatttggagtcaccaattaacctagcatgtttttggaatgtgggaggaaactggagtacccggagaaaacccacgcatgcacggagagaacatgcaaactccacacagagatggctgagggtagaattgaactcgggtctgctagctgtgtggcctgcgcgctgaTCACTCGACCTCTGTGCAGCCTGTTTGAATTCAGCCTCATTGAATTCATATTGAGTGTTATTTTCAagtacatttatacatacatgtatttatttaattttacaagaaaaagtaatCATTTGAtatgatattatgaggaaaaataacagcatTTTAGTCACAGAGTTGAAAaagagattttttaaaaaagattttaaaaaaagatgacattttttttaagtcgtaatCTTTgagaaacaataaaacaatgaataatgcTGATATAATGAGGTTGACGTCTtctgagaataatgtcaaaacacTGTGGGGACAAAGTtagaattacaagaagaacaaagttgaaaaaaaataatttcatgaaaggatgcaagggcatGTCAAaatggcccttgcatcctttccttTTTCAGTACGTGGCCTTTTGTGGCAGGGGGCATGGGTTCATCAGGAAGGGCACTAAGCAAAACCATTCATGCAGTTGACTCACTGTGGCACTCCTGAGAGGGGAAACCCGAAAGTGGcagtggggggggttaaaacaCAATTCATCCCGAGAGTGATGGAAGTACAGCAAAATGTTGTTTAGGCCACTAAACAAGGCCACTAGGTAGCACCTACGATTAAATGTTCTTCAGCAATTGACTTTAACAACATTTAAGATCATTGACTTTGTAACCTGCAGGGTTgctggtttatttgctcaacaCTATCCGTCTCTGGGAAcatttagcattgttagcatgcaggAGGACGAATGAGACAGATTTATGTGTCCAAAGTGGCAGATTATCAACAATTTAGTCATAGATTGGTCAGCCAGGAAGCTGCTGCCAGTTTTCATGTCCTTGGTGAGTCACGTCCTCTGGAGACGATTCTGTCACATTTGGCTAACAGATCACCTTGGAAGTGGAACTGGAAGTGTTTTTCATGTTCTAATCAAATCTGTGCAATCTTTGCTGCGGTTTGTTTGCTCAGTTTTACAATAAGTGCTGTAATCTCATATGTAAATATTGAAGAAGTGCCTCATTATTTCATGGAGAGCAGGAGAGGCCTGACATGATGTTAGCAAACTTCACCGTAATCTGTCCTCTCCTAACCACTCAGCCTTGGTCAACTACCATCTGCTGAAGAGCGTACAGTGTTCCGAGGCCATCATGGCGGGCACCGTGTACGAGACGGCCGAGGGCAGCAGCATCGAGGTCGGCTGCGATGGCGACAGCCTGACGGTCAACGGCGTCAAGATGGTGCTGAAGAAGGACATTGTTACTACCAATGGTGTCATCCACCTCATTGACCAGGTGCTCGTGCCCAACTCAGGTAAGATatacatggacaaaagtattgagacacaTGAAGGATCAATCAATCAGGGATTGGACTGGAGTGCCTAATCTCTAAAATACACTGCACACTGTTTAAAAGTGCTTTCAGTAAGccctacagtgtgtgtgtgtaactttaaggctaatgagctgtgttggtctcagacagtgtgtgtgtctccaagagGTGCTATTGTGTACTTAATCAGCTTTTGACATATacaccttaaaggggacctattatgctttttccacttttctgacctataaatatagttagaatattgtattctcgtgttaaacgatgctaaagtttcagataatgaggtttgtgcatttggaagtgagccctgaaagaagtttgggatggctgaaaacgctctgtttcaaaaggcgtggtaaaactgtgcctttgtgatgtcacagagagtggacttccttatttggttcatagttaggaagcatttTGGGCatgtgggcatgcctggagtcgggccgtgggtggactcaattaaaacagaacgctttggcaggaagcacaaatcaaaggaaatacagctgtgcggattattgtgtggagctgctctataggagaccacaagtcaatacaaagggtcgaaaaatgagcataataggtcccctttaactgcaCTTgtccaatgtagtagacaccatatatcacatacaacataacattaaggTATGGGACATGAGGACACAAATGTAAGCAACAGGATAGCATAGGTAAGACATAACACATAGCATACATAGGTATGTGATGCTATAGTGATAATTAAAAACAGGTTCTTTTAAAATGTCCCAATGTCACTAATGTAAAACCGAGGACCTTTAATTATTCATCTTAGCAACACATGTTGGAAGTGTGTGCACTCTTGTAAAAATGATCGTCCGAAGTGTGGAAGCTGTTAAAAACAGTCCATTTTCTCCAATTTCCACTCCCTGTATTTTGTCCATGTGTCATGGTTGCAGTGTGTCCTCATATTGTCTTTCAGCCAAGGACGTGATGGAGCTGATGGGCCAGTCCCAGAGCACCTTCAATGACATGGTGTCAGAACTGGGCTTAGCCGCAGCATTGGGCCCAAAGACGGAGTACACGCTCCTTGCTCCTCTCAACGCCGCCTTCACCAGTGAGAACTTTGGTCTTCATTGCGTCCTGTGCAGCATCTTGAAGACACTTTGATGATCTCATGCATCTGAGCTTTCATTTGTCAGATGAGGTGATGGCCACAGACCAGACGCTGCTGAGGTACCTGCTGGAAAACCACATCTTGAAGCTGAAGGTCACACTGAGCGAGCTCTACAACGGCCAGCTGCTGGAGACGCTGGCTGGAAAGCTGCTGCGAGTCTTCATCTACCGAACGGTCAGCTCCTGTGGGAGTGGAGTTGTTAGGAACATTACGAGGCTCCCTGCGAGTGCGAACATGACTCAGTGGTAAACAGACGTCATGGAAGCCTGGCAGATGATCTGTGATGTTTCCCATCGTGTGCACTTCATCTGGCTTCGCTTTTGTTTTGCTGATTGTCATCAGTCCATCAGCCAGATGTCTGTTTTTCTCACATCAGGCTGTGTGCATCGAGAACGCCTGCATGGTGCGAGGCAGCAAGGAAGGGAGCAATGGCGTCCTCCACCTCATCAGGTCCATCATCAGACCCTCTGAGAAGACCACCTACCAGATCCTGAAGACAGATGGACGCTTCAAGTGAGAGCATTTTCTTCTCCTGTTCTGTCAGTATGTCAGTTTGACGCCAGAGAGGACAAACACGAGAAGAAACCCAAGAACCCACATGATTTTGAAGGATATCGAAGTCATTGACTAAGGTATCTGGGGTCAACTTTGTACCAGCCACTGTCACAGTCCACCAGGGTAGTAGTCTATgtcaacaaattattattttttgattgaCATCATGGTAGTACTCAAATTCACACGGGGATGGGGTCAGCCTGTATCCTTCGGTCACATGTTCCAACTGCTCATTAAATTCAAAGCTGCTTCAAATTCAAGAACCCTGTGAGTTTTCTTGCTAAGCAAGATGCGTTTTCTTTGCTTGTCTTCGTAATGAATGCAGAATCTTCCTGTCGCTGATGGAGACGGCGGGTCTGACGGATCTGCTAAAGCAGGAGGGCTCCTTCACCGTCTTTGCGCCGACGGACGACGCCTTCAGCGACCTCAGCCAAGACGACATGACGTTGCTTAAAAGTCAGCACTCTGCATTAAAGTAACACAACAAGAACAACCATGACATCGACTAACGACACTTCGTGGCAGGCGACCTGAACGTTCTGAGGACCATTCTGCTCTATCACGTGGGCCACGGCATCTTCATCAATGGCGGCCTAGAAGGGGGCGTGACTAACCTGCTGAAAACGTTGCAGGGCAGAAACTTGCAAGTTATGTCTGTAAGTACATCCGACACATTCTGCTTCACTCTGGAAAATACACCTGCTCAGCTGATGATTTAGTCTAGCCAAGCTAGGGCCTTAAGTTGGGGCCTTAAGTCTACCCTACCCTAATTTATTTACACGCATTTTTGGAGtaatacaaaaacatgcaagcaaATTGTTCAAGAAATGTTTGGATACTACAAAATAGGGCTGAGATTGAGGGCTGAGATTGAACTCACATTCTCAGCCTTCAAAGGCAGCAGCTGCACCATTACACTACCAGGCACACATGGTCTTAGGTTACTTATTGTCCTTCTGCCTTGGGCTGATTTGGTGCTCATCCTTTGCGCATTTACCAAGAATGCGCCCTCTTCTGCAAAATGAATAGTGGGGCCTTACGCACAGTTCATGTTCTCTGTGTATGGAGGGGTCACCCTGCATTTAATTCCTTAATGGctgcacatgaacacacattccTTTAGGTTGGGCATTCCAGCCTTCACCCGCTCCAACAAGAGCATCAAAGAGGCAAAGTTAATCTAGAAGCTCAGAGATGATCTCTGGAGGACGGCCAGACATAATAAAGGCCATCCGGCTGTCATTTCCATCAACGTTTCCTCTTTGGTAGCCCAAATCACAGCCTTCTCCACCTTCTACCCTTCATGTCTGCTTTATCATCACTCATGCAATCTCATAACGTCTGGAAGGGATGGTGGGCGTGAAAGGAGACAGGAAGTAGTGCAGAGGAGGTAAAACTTATCCCTGACTGACTCAGCTGTCCACCTTCACAGCAGCCTTCTGATTGCAGGAAGTTGACTAGCAGCTGCCTGCTTTGTCCATCAAGTCTCAGCACTCCTCCGTATTATTACTTCACAAAACCAACACAGGAAGCAGAGTTTGTCTTGTTTTAATGCAGTTGTCACTTTGTTTTAATCAGCTTCCAAGCAGAACTATGATTTTTCAGCGTGATCTCACATGTCGCATGTTACATGTCCTGTGTTACGGCTGTCGTGGAATGTATTTCCCTCCATATTTTTATCATAACATTGaaaatatacagtggtgtgaaaacgtCTTCCTggttgtttgtcacacttaaatgtttcggatcatcaaaaaattttaatatttaaaacacagatattattattattattattattattattaataataataataataataataataataataataataataataataataataataataataataataataataataataataattgaataaatattaaataacacagatgaacacaaaatgcagttttttatttttaagaaaaaaataaaaaactaaaaccgAAAACTACTGTACATGGCCCTATGTGAAAAAGTCCATCAGAGTGTCCGTTATGTTTCTTTTtactacaaatattttttttgttcaactaCACAAGCCAGGAGAAGTCTTACAGCCACAACACAACAGTATTTCCATCTGTGGCTtactatgatatgctgtgatgcatCATCCATTGCTGTCCTCCTGTTTTTGTCCCAGGTGAATAACTCCATCCATGTGAACTCAGTAGACGTTCCAGACAGTGACCTGATGGCCACCAATGGTGTGATCCATGTGGTGAAGAACGTTCTCTATCCTGCAGGTAAGCTCAacaaacatattttacacacacatacacacacacaagtcaaagCATGGTGATGTTCCACTCTGATGTTCCCCTGTAGACCTTCCTGTGGGCCGCCAGGACCTGCTGCTCCTTCTCAGGAAGATCATCAAGTACATCAAGATCCAGGTATAGTGGCCAGAGCAGACAGTACAGACAGGATGTTTGGGGAATTCTGTGTGATCCTACTGGTTTGTCTTCTTTAGTTTCTGTCAGGATTCTCCTATGCTGAGATCCCACTCACTTTCATCAGTAAGTTTCCTTCCATTCTTACTCTTCACCCCCCACCCTGTTCATGGGCTGAATCTCTCTGTTGTCCACAGAGAGGACCATCACTACAACGGAGTACACAGAGCAAAGTGAGTCTGTTGCAACATTGTTTGACGGATACTATGTTTGTGGAAGAATAAGCTTGTAAAACGGGTATGGATATGGCAATCCGGCAGGTCCATTATCATTGATGGCACATATTCCACAGACACACTCTAAAGTCTTCCCAGAGGAGTTAGTCATTAGGGGTACTGGGGGTTTTCTCTGTGGGACAATCAATtatgccatttatt includes:
- the LOC131138171 gene encoding periostin-like isoform X1, which encodes MHQLTVVTLLMVALCSLPSVESSAYDKIVSHSRIRARKEGPNVCALQQVLGTKKKYFSTCRNWYKGSICGKKAMVVYECCPGYMHLDGMKGCPAVAPIDHVYGTLGLMKATTTQQYSDMSQLRAEIEGRGSFTMFAPSNDAWEQLDTSVRSTLVSNVNMELYNALRYHMVSRRLLTKDLKDGMTVTSMFNDLGLYINHYSNGVVTINCARIIHANQVATNGVVHVIDRVISAVGNTIKNVLDVNDELSSFSAAALASGVMDKLDQPGHYTLFAPTNAAFDRLGPGHLERLMGDKAVIAALVNYHLLKSVQCSEAIMAGTVYETAEGSSIEVGCDGDSLTVNGVKMVLKKDIVTTNGVIHLIDQVLVPNSAKDVMELMGQSQSTFNDMVSELGLAAALGPKTEYTLLAPLNAAFTNEVMATDQTLLRYLLENHILKLKVTLSELYNGQLLETLAGKLLRVFIYRTAVCIENACMVRGSKEGSNGVLHLIRSIIRPSEKTTYQILKTDGRFKIFLSLMETAGLTDLLKQEGSFTVFAPTDDAFSDLSQDDMTLLKSDLNVLRTILLYHVGHGIFINGGLEGGVTNLLKTLQGRNLQVMSVNNSIHVNSVDVPDSDLMATNGVIHVVKNVLYPADLPVGRQDLLLLLRKIIKYIKIQFLSGFSYAEIPLTFIKRTITTTEYTEQTPGQTHLIRVIEGDPSVTKLTKVVEGDPTYTKVTQVIETEPTVTKVVVKGEPSVTKVTRVIGEPSITKVIRVIDGGEADSGGKTITGGARFTAEIEPHVIEGPDFSRITTIHGDPNLIDQESERITKLIQAGGRFAAARNGPAGMKRRRTRLVRRHHKPNQ
- the LOC131138171 gene encoding periostin-like isoform X2; the protein is MHQLTVVTLLMVALCSLPSVESSAYDKIVSHSRIRARKEGPNVCALQQVLGTKKKYFSTCRNWYKGSICGKKAMVVYECCPGYMHLDGMKGCPAVAPIDHVYGTLGLMKATTTQQYSDMSQLRAEIEGRGSFTMFAPSNDAWEQLDTSVRSTLVSNVNMELYNALRYHMVSRRLLTKDLKDGMTVTSMFNDLGLYINHYSNGVVTINCARIIHANQVATNGVVHVIDRVISAVGNTIKNVLDVNDELSSFSAAALASGVMDKLDQPGHYTLFAPTNAAFDRLGPGHLERLMGDKAVIAALVNYHLLKSVQCSEAIMAGTVYETAEGSSIEVGCDGDSLTVNGVKMVLKKDIVTTNGVIHLIDQVLVPNSAKDVMELMGQSQSTFNDMVSELGLAAALGPKTEYTLLAPLNAAFTNEVMATDQTLLRYLLENHILKLKVTLSELYNGQLLETLAGKLLRVFIYRTAVCIENACMVRGSKEGSNGVLHLIRSIIRPSEKTTYQILKTDGRFKIFLSLMETAGLTDLLKQEGSFTVFAPTDDAFSDLSQDDMTLLKSDLNVLRTILLYHVGHGIFINGGLEGGVTNLLKTLQGRNLQVMSVNNSIHVNSVDVPDSDLMATNGVIHVVKNVLYPADLPVGRQDLLLLLRKIIKYIKIQFLSGFSYAEIPLTFIKRTITTTEYTEQTPGQTHLIRVIEGDPSVTKLTKVVEGDPTYTKVTQVIETEPTVTKVVVKGEPSVTKVTRVIGEPSITKVIRVIDGGEADSGGKTITGPDFSRITTIHGDPNLIDQESERITKLIQAGGRFAAARNGPAGMKRRRTRLVRRHHKPNQ